The DNA segment TTGGCGTCGCGCCCGGCCATTTCGGCCTCATGCATGGCTTCATTGGCCTTGCGGGCCTGTTCACTGGCGGCGCTGCCCTGCCTGTCGGCCTCGGCGATGCGCTCCTGCAACGTGCCCACCATGCTGCGCAGGGCGTCGGCCAGGACGCCGATCTCATCCTTCTGGTGCACATCCAGCGTCTGGGAAAAATCCCCTCCGGCCACGGCTGTGGCGTAGCGTACGCCCTTTTTCATGGGATTGCTGATCATGGCTGCCAGCAGGAAGGCCACCACGAAGCCGAAGACCAGAGCCACAACGCCCACGGCGAGGATGATTTTGTTGGAATCGTCGATCAGTTCAATGGAAACCGTGCGCGCCGCATCCGCCTGTTTGAAGCCGGTTTCTTCAGCCTGCTGCGCCTCCTGGATCACGGCGTTGCCCATGGCGTTCATTTCGGCCAGAATGCCGTTGAGGGCATCGTCATTGCTGATCCAGCCGGCCGCGGCCTGTTCGTATTTGCGCGTGGCCTCGCGGGCTCCGGCAATGAGCTGGAGCTGCTCTTTGTCCACGGTGATCTTTTCCAGCGCATCGTACAAAGCGAACAGACGGGGCAGCATCTCAAGCATGTTCTTGTAGTGGGAGCGGTCCTTGCGGGAAATTTCCTCTTTTTCCGCGCGCATGATTTCCAGAGCCAGCGTATAGATATTGGACGTAATGATGTAGCGCTGGACATATTCGTCCAGCATGGACGCCGCCACGTCCTGCCCCTGTATCCTGGTATACGCGTCCACCTGCAACTGCATGAAGCGGGATGCGGCCTGCTCCACCCGGCGGCCGTTGTTGATCATGGCTTCCTCGGCGGACTTGTTGGCCTTGAGCGACTCCACGCCCACCCGGAATTTTTCCATGTAAAGCTGGGCTTCCTGGCGCGCTTTGCGCGCACGCTCCAGCAGGGCCGTGTCATTGAACTGCTTGCCGAGCGCATCCACCTTGTCCAGTTCACGGAATAACTGTTGCAGGCGGTCTTCCACGCGCTGTCGGCTGGCGTCGTCTTTCTTCAGCAGATAGTTTTTCTCTTCCAGCACGGTCCACAACGACATGCGTTCCACGCCGGTGGCGTACTGTACGGCCTTGGCGTAGTGATCGGTGATGCTGAAGGTGGCTGAAGCCACTTTGGCTATGAAGATGTAGGCGAGCAGGCCGAAAACGGCGGTAATGAACACAAGACTCAGTGCTCCGCACAGGATCTTCATGCGGATGGAGAAGTCGCTCATACGCATTTCCCGGATACTCCTCTCTGATGCTGGCTGAAGGTGTTGCCGTGCGCCGCCGCCTCCGCAGCTGAAAGCGGCTTTAAACAGGGATCCGAGTTGCACACGGCGAGTGACATGGGCCCGAACCGGTGAGATGCCTTTGCCCACCCGGGCTTCCTCTTGTGTTCACTGCTGCTGAAGAATAAACGATATATGGCCCGGACAGACTACTCACGAAATTCGGTAAGGTCCAGTCTGAAAGCATATCAAAAAGACTTTTTTCAGCCGTGCGGCAATAAACAGGATGATAAACAGCCATGCGGAGGCTGTAGGCGCAAAAAACGGCCCCGGGCAGTATGCCCGGGGCCGGATTGCGGTTATGGGGAGGGCGGCCGGGAGCCGAAACCCCGCGGGATGTTTCAGGCGGCGGTTTCTCCCGGACCATCGGCGCCTTCCCGCGACACGCCCCGCACGTCCTCTCCGCTCAGCCAGCACTGGTCCGGGCGCAGCGCCACACTGAACAGGCGGCCCTGATCTTCCGGCGCTTTGGCCTGATGGTACTTGAAGAGCCAGCGGCCGCCGGAAGGGCCGAGTATCTCAATCTTGCCCGTCTCATGCGAAAGCACGTAACGGAAAGTTTTACCCAGACCGTTTTGCAGACTCTTGGCTTCTTCCGTCACGGCGTAAGCGCGCGCCATGGGCACCTGAAAGTTGTTTTGGACCCCGGTTACAGGGCGGCACTGGAAAATGTAATAGGGCACGACGCCCCTGCGCACCAGTTCCTTCAGCAGCGTCCCCAGCGTCGGGCCGTGGTCGTTGACGCCCTTCAGCAGCACGGTCTGGTTGCGCACCGTGACGCCGCAGTCCTGCAGGGCGTCCAGAGCG comes from the Desulfovibrio porci genome and includes:
- a CDS encoding methyl-accepting chemotaxis protein, which codes for MSDFSIRMKILCGALSLVFITAVFGLLAYIFIAKVASATFSITDHYAKAVQYATGVERMSLWTVLEEKNYLLKKDDASRQRVEDRLQQLFRELDKVDALGKQFNDTALLERARKARQEAQLYMEKFRVGVESLKANKSAEEAMINNGRRVEQAASRFMQLQVDAYTRIQGQDVAASMLDEYVQRYIITSNIYTLALEIMRAEKEEISRKDRSHYKNMLEMLPRLFALYDALEKITVDKEQLQLIAGAREATRKYEQAAAGWISNDDALNGILAEMNAMGNAVIQEAQQAEETGFKQADAARTVSIELIDDSNKIILAVGVVALVFGFVVAFLLAAMISNPMKKGVRYATAVAGGDFSQTLDVHQKDEIGVLADALRSMVGTLQERIAEADRQGSAASEQARKANEAMHEAEMAGRDAKAKAENMLAAARKLEEVADVVATASSELLTHIEYSENGASEQAGRVTETVTAMEEMTSTIDEVVKSASLAADVSAQTRDKATGGETVVRKAVDSITDVQRQSMKIKEDMGILSEHAQSINQIMSVISDIADQTNLLALNAAIEAARAGEAGRGFAVVADEVRKLAEKTMASTADVDKAIRGIQQSVSMNIEQVDKAVQTISEATRYANDSGSALDEIVSMVDSSAEQVQAIAQASDAQSHSCERVSHSVKEVSSIAEETADSMRKAATAVSELSEQARVLSELIKEMQQG